In the genome of Hymenobacter cellulosivorans, one region contains:
- a CDS encoding HNH endonuclease, translating into MLDLPHYLTRFRKLKTSKLAGEEAPYKPALLLAVLEGLEDETIIDNQMVITPELLAAFQSNCRDLSTSDRFRANNFALPFYHLTGDGFWHLRTHFGQPLVLTSSGSPRSLGHLRRVVAYAALDEPLWFLLQDPGTRHLFREALLDRYFPQTRHLYRPSAGSEVLGQLGQQMLQEPAAVYQTHLNLRDEEDTFIRSGTFKRVVLEAYNFTCAISGLQLISTGTTAVAPLLDACHIVPWAISHDDTIGNGLALTPTLHRAFDRHLFRIDQNYRVRVAASFRELRGQEHGLLQFEGQQLRLPERREWWPRKEGFGAW; encoded by the coding sequence ATGCTCGACCTGCCGCACTACCTCACCCGTTTCCGCAAGCTCAAGACCAGTAAGCTGGCCGGCGAGGAAGCACCCTACAAGCCAGCCCTGCTGCTGGCCGTGCTCGAAGGCCTTGAAGACGAGACAATTATTGATAACCAGATGGTCATCACGCCCGAGCTGCTGGCCGCCTTCCAAAGCAACTGCCGCGACTTAAGTACTTCCGACCGGTTTCGGGCCAACAACTTCGCTTTGCCGTTTTACCACCTTACCGGCGACGGGTTCTGGCACCTGCGCACCCACTTCGGCCAGCCCTTGGTGCTGACCTCGTCCGGCTCGCCCCGCAGCCTGGGCCACCTGCGCCGGGTGGTAGCCTACGCCGCCCTCGACGAGCCCCTGTGGTTTCTGCTCCAGGACCCAGGCACCCGCCACCTGTTTCGTGAGGCCCTCCTGGACCGTTACTTTCCCCAGACCCGCCACCTGTACCGCCCCAGTGCCGGCTCCGAGGTCCTGGGGCAACTTGGCCAGCAGATGCTGCAGGAGCCGGCCGCTGTCTACCAAACTCACCTCAACTTGAGGGATGAGGAAGACACGTTTATCCGAAGCGGGACATTTAAACGGGTAGTACTGGAAGCCTACAACTTCACCTGCGCTATTTCCGGCCTCCAGCTGATTAGCACCGGTACCACTGCCGTAGCCCCGCTGCTCGACGCCTGCCACATCGTGCCCTGGGCCATCAGCCACGACGACACCATCGGCAACGGCCTGGCTTTGACGCCCACCCTGCACCGCGCCTTCGACCGTCACCTCTTCCGCATCGACCAGAACTACCGGGTGCGGGTAGCCGCCTCCTTCCGCGAGCTGCGGGGGCAGGAGCACGGCCTGTTGCAGTTCGAAGGTCAGCAGCTGCGGCTGCCCGAGCGGCGGGAGTGGTGGCCGCGCAAGGAGGGGTTTGGGGCCTGGTAA
- a CDS encoding alpha/beta hydrolase family protein: MLNQLLLAFLAAFLLTSCHQASETEKPAAPAAPAGEWVGTGPQRLWTQTYRSAQLTDHPTLLLVLHGDAPFNRPAYQYALARQVAQANANVVAVGLLRPGYTDPAGHQSAGERGEATGDNYTPAVIDAVAAALTTLKARYQAGRVVVAGHSGGAAITADLLGRHPGLADAALLASCPCNVAAWRTHMKRQVGGPVWDLPTQSISPEQVVARIPAATRVTLLTGTADTIAPPALTKEYYGRLQRQGISAKLRELPAQGHDLFLAKDVQQEVSQLLK, from the coding sequence ATGCTCAATCAGCTGCTCCTTGCTTTCCTGGCCGCTTTCCTGCTAACCAGCTGCCACCAAGCCTCAGAAACGGAGAAGCCCGCCGCGCCAGCAGCCCCGGCCGGCGAGTGGGTGGGCACCGGCCCGCAGCGGCTCTGGACCCAGACCTACCGCAGCGCCCAGCTCACCGACCATCCGACCTTGCTGCTGGTGCTGCACGGCGATGCGCCCTTCAACCGGCCCGCTTACCAGTATGCGCTGGCCCGCCAGGTCGCTCAGGCCAATGCCAACGTGGTAGCCGTGGGCCTGCTGCGCCCGGGCTACACCGACCCGGCCGGCCACCAGTCGGCGGGTGAGCGGGGCGAGGCCACCGGTGACAACTACACGCCCGCTGTTATCGACGCCGTAGCGGCAGCCCTCACCACGCTCAAGGCCCGTTACCAGGCCGGGCGGGTCGTGGTGGCCGGCCACTCCGGGGGCGCGGCCATCACCGCCGACCTGCTGGGCCGTCATCCCGGCCTGGCCGATGCGGCCTTGCTGGCTTCCTGTCCCTGCAACGTAGCTGCCTGGCGCACCCACATGAAGCGCCAGGTGGGCGGACCCGTGTGGGACCTGCCCACGCAAAGCATATCACCCGAGCAAGTAGTAGCCCGCATTCCGGCCGCTACCCGGGTCACGCTGCTCACCGGCACCGCCGACACCATTGCACCCCCAGCCCTGACCAAGGAGTATTATGGTCGGCTGCAACGGCAAGGCATTTCGGCGAAGCTGCGGGAGCTACCCGCGCAGGGCCACGATCTTTTTTTGGCCAAAGACGTGCAGCAGGAAGTCAGCCAACTGTTGAAGTAA
- a CDS encoding toll/interleukin-1 receptor domain-containing protein, protein MKTARTSVFISYSHVDSHWREMLTIHLHPLVRDQQVQIWSDRDIHKGERWQDRIRRQLAQAKVAIFLVSADFLASDFIHAEELPPLLVAAEQEGAILLSIIVRPCAFRDSPLSSLQAMNSPSQPLSGMSKTQRERVMLSVYEELREVFKPQHCPAEPAVPPPVVTQPKVKTTETTLPKTGAKPLPKSDPEPGEKPPGKKPSDRPTTRRTKNK, encoded by the coding sequence ATGAAAACCGCCCGAACCAGTGTCTTTATCAGCTACAGTCACGTCGACAGTCATTGGCGTGAAATGCTGACTATTCATTTACATCCCTTGGTGCGTGACCAGCAAGTGCAGATTTGGAGCGACCGGGATATTCACAAGGGGGAACGATGGCAGGACCGGATTCGGCGGCAGCTGGCCCAGGCTAAAGTGGCTATCTTCCTGGTGAGTGCCGATTTTTTGGCCTCTGACTTTATCCACGCCGAAGAGTTGCCCCCCTTACTAGTGGCAGCCGAGCAGGAAGGCGCCATTCTGCTGTCCATCATTGTGCGGCCCTGCGCTTTTCGCGATTCACCCTTGAGCAGCCTGCAGGCTATGAACAGCCCCAGTCAGCCCCTGTCGGGTATGAGTAAGACGCAGCGGGAACGAGTAATGCTCAGCGTTTACGAAGAACTGAGGGAAGTCTTCAAGCCCCAGCATTGTCCGGCCGAACCTGCCGTCCCGCCACCTGTCGTTACCCAACCGAAGGTAAAGACGACGGAGACTACCTTACCCAAAACCGGAGCAAAGCCGCTACCTAAGTCTGACCCAGAGCCTGGGGAAAAGCCCCCAGGCAAAAAACCTTCTGACCGGCCAACCACTCGGCGGACCAAAAATAAGTAG
- a CDS encoding winged helix-turn-helix transcriptional regulator — translation MRTTLNVLGGKWKLLILSYLLTGPQRYGELRRLMPEVTEKMLIQELRELEADAIVERIVYQQVPPKVEYQLTEHGRRVQPMFAELITWGQGYRDRDRKLEDAA, via the coding sequence GTGCGCACGACGCTCAACGTCTTGGGCGGTAAATGGAAGCTTCTGATTCTATCCTACCTGCTCACCGGGCCCCAGCGCTACGGGGAACTGCGGCGCCTGATGCCGGAGGTAACCGAGAAGATGCTGATCCAGGAGCTGCGGGAGCTCGAAGCCGACGCCATTGTGGAGCGCATCGTCTACCAGCAGGTACCGCCCAAAGTGGAATACCAGCTCACAGAGCACGGCCGGCGGGTACAGCCCATGTTTGCCGAGCTCATCACCTGGGGCCAGGGCTACCGCGACCGGGACCGGAAGCTGGAAGACGCGGCCTGA
- a CDS encoding NmrA family NAD(P)-binding protein → MSKHIVVLGATGHIGTHLTHLLLERGHRVTAVARASQRLTALETAGANIQAGSLENTAFLTTVLGTADAAFLMVPPNTGAPDNLAYQAAVGESVAAAGRASGLREAVNLSSIGAELTAGTGPILGVHYQEQRLNAIDGLNVLHLRPAYFMENLLAGIGLIQGMGINGSATRPDVSLPMIATRDIAAYAARVLEAGVPTGKSEQLLLGPRDYTNQEATAIFGRAIGRPELPYVQFPYDQARQGMLGAGLSESMADLYLEMTQSLNEGRIMQSEVRTPANTTPTTLEQFAEQVFAPAFHGAAQAVTS, encoded by the coding sequence ATGAGCAAGCACATTGTAGTACTCGGCGCCACCGGCCACATCGGCACCCACCTGACCCACCTGCTGCTGGAGCGTGGCCACCGCGTGACGGCTGTAGCCCGGGCCAGCCAGCGCCTCACCGCCCTGGAAACTGCCGGGGCCAATATCCAAGCCGGCAGCTTGGAAAACACCGCTTTTCTGACCACGGTGCTGGGCACCGCCGACGCGGCCTTTCTGATGGTGCCGCCCAACACCGGCGCCCCTGATAACTTAGCTTACCAGGCTGCAGTAGGGGAAAGCGTGGCTGCGGCCGGGCGGGCTTCCGGACTGCGGGAGGCCGTGAATTTGAGCAGCATTGGCGCTGAGCTGACGGCTGGCACCGGCCCCATTCTAGGCGTGCACTATCAGGAGCAGCGCCTTAATGCCATTGACGGGCTGAACGTGCTGCACCTGCGCCCGGCTTACTTTATGGAAAACCTGCTGGCCGGTATTGGCCTGATTCAAGGCATGGGCATCAACGGCTCGGCCACCCGCCCCGATGTGAGCTTGCCGATGATTGCCACCCGGGATATTGCCGCCTACGCCGCCCGGGTGCTCGAAGCCGGGGTGCCCACCGGGAAGTCGGAACAGCTGCTGCTAGGTCCGCGCGACTACACCAACCAGGAAGCCACGGCCATTTTCGGGCGAGCCATTGGGCGGCCCGAATTGCCCTACGTGCAGTTTCCCTACGATCAGGCTCGGCAGGGTATGCTCGGGGCCGGCCTCTCCGAGTCGATGGCCGACCTTTATCTGGAAATGACCCAAAGCCTGAACGAGGGCCGGATTATGCAGTCCGAAGTGCGTACCCCTGCCAATACTACCCCCACCACGCTGGAGCAGTTTGCCGAGCAGGTATTTGCCCCCGCTTTCCACGGCGCCGCCCAAGCCGTAACCTCATAG
- a CDS encoding amidohydrolase family protein codes for MGNIYNCHAHVFNLDCAPLQFMDVYTGRRLGRVLRFLLEIPGATRLLVTTAGLLGKRFRLPLLTRYAAFLDIGSGVSQVSVFEKQLLPHYPPGTRFVLLALNMDHMSAGAAALNYESQLWQLLEVRKRHPDTCLPFLCIDPRMGSARQNLAFVKKWLERGFVGLKLYPSLGFFPFDERLDLVYEFAQQHQVPVLAHCSRGGIYYQGELTHQLRWPALPAALLPQIQAASPPFKLGDHDFPLPVLTGKLSFRNDQFSDLLLEPRLYDLVLARFPELKLCLAHYGGGDEIAAELKNPTPPGQTTAPVNWYRGVQWLMRKYPNVYTDVAFTLAEGPTVFRSHPKDVLFETLAQDLQVGSPYQDRLLFGTDFFLVSRLQPENTLAGELTQYLLQSGPAGAVAWQHLATDNPTRFLHSEFYTPVEHVGQKPVRRPYQPNAEPGLTVLTPPATPAPPTSTPTPPAPGPPPPTSTPTGASTPSSAQPLPTIP; via the coding sequence ATGGGTAATATATACAACTGCCACGCCCACGTTTTCAATCTGGACTGCGCCCCGCTTCAGTTCATGGACGTGTACACCGGGCGCCGGCTGGGCCGGGTGCTGCGGTTTCTGCTCGAAATACCCGGGGCCACCCGCCTGCTGGTAACCACCGCCGGCCTGCTGGGCAAACGGTTTCGGCTGCCCTTGCTCACGCGCTACGCTGCCTTTCTCGACATTGGCAGCGGGGTGTCGCAGGTTAGCGTGTTCGAAAAGCAGTTGTTGCCCCACTACCCGCCGGGCACCCGCTTCGTGCTGCTGGCCCTGAACATGGACCACATGAGTGCCGGCGCGGCCGCGCTCAACTACGAGAGCCAGCTCTGGCAGCTGCTGGAAGTGCGCAAGCGCCACCCCGATACCTGCCTGCCGTTTTTGTGCATTGACCCGCGCATGGGCTCCGCCCGCCAGAACCTGGCTTTCGTGAAAAAATGGCTGGAACGGGGCTTCGTGGGACTCAAGCTCTACCCTTCGTTGGGCTTTTTTCCCTTCGATGAGCGCCTGGACCTAGTGTACGAGTTTGCCCAGCAGCACCAGGTGCCGGTGTTGGCGCACTGCTCCCGCGGGGGCATTTACTACCAGGGCGAGCTAACCCACCAATTGCGCTGGCCCGCCCTGCCGGCCGCCTTGCTGCCCCAGATTCAGGCCGCCAGCCCGCCCTTCAAACTCGGCGACCATGACTTTCCGTTGCCGGTACTGACCGGAAAGCTCAGCTTCCGCAACGACCAATTCAGCGACCTGCTGCTGGAACCCCGCCTCTACGACCTAGTGCTGGCGCGCTTTCCCGAGCTCAAGCTCTGCCTGGCCCACTACGGCGGCGGCGACGAAATAGCGGCGGAGCTCAAAAACCCGACGCCCCCAGGCCAAACCACGGCGCCGGTCAACTGGTACCGGGGCGTGCAGTGGCTGATGCGTAAGTACCCGAACGTGTACACCGACGTAGCCTTCACCCTGGCCGAGGGCCCGACCGTATTCCGAAGCCACCCCAAAGACGTACTGTTCGAAACCCTGGCCCAGGACCTGCAGGTCGGCTCGCCCTACCAGGACCGCCTGCTCTTTGGCACGGACTTCTTTCTGGTTTCGCGCCTACAGCCGGAAAACACGCTGGCTGGTGAGCTGACCCAGTACCTGCTCCAGTCGGGCCCGGCCGGAGCGGTGGCCTGGCAGCACCTGGCTACCGATAACCCGACCCGTTTCCTGCATTCCGAGTTTTACACCCCAGTGGAGCATGTAGGCCAGAAACCCGTGCGCCGGCCTTACCAACCAAATGCCGAGCCCGGCCTCACCGTACTGACGCCACCAGCGACTCCTGCTCCACCGACTTCTACACCAACGCCACCAGCTCCTGGGCCACCTCCGCCAACTTCTACGCCGACGGGAGCTAGTACCCCTTCGAGTGCCCAGCCCTTGCCCACTATACCCTAG
- a CDS encoding head GIN domain-containing protein, producing the protein MKQAVRALLLGAFVMSTTIVEAQVRQTRPVASFQAVQAGGGIDVFLTQGPTAAVVVDAASEAQPHVVTSVKNGALVIGWDTDRSWRSLLSDRKLGSVRVYVTCPQLTALSVSGGSDARGETPFTAEDIRLAASGGSDLQLTITAKNLTSNVSGGGDMTLSGRVEQQKVSVSGGSDYHAFALLSTTAEVSASGGSDANVAVDGELRSSASGGSDVRYKGSARLVSSQASGGSSTRPAR; encoded by the coding sequence ATGAAACAAGCTGTCCGCGCCCTGCTCCTCGGAGCTTTTGTTATGAGTACTACCATTGTTGAGGCCCAGGTCCGGCAAACGCGCCCCGTAGCCAGCTTCCAGGCGGTGCAGGCTGGAGGCGGCATCGACGTATTTCTAACCCAGGGACCCACAGCAGCCGTGGTAGTGGATGCCGCCAGCGAGGCCCAGCCCCACGTGGTGACCAGCGTGAAAAACGGGGCCCTAGTTATTGGTTGGGACACCGACCGGTCGTGGCGCAGCCTGTTGTCGGACCGCAAGCTGGGTTCCGTGCGCGTCTACGTAACCTGTCCGCAGCTTACAGCGCTGTCGGTCAGCGGGGGCTCCGATGCCCGGGGTGAAACGCCCTTCACGGCCGAGGATATTCGCCTCGCCGCCAGCGGCGGCTCCGACCTGCAGCTTACCATCACAGCCAAAAACCTGACCAGTAATGTGAGCGGGGGTGGCGACATGACCCTGAGCGGCCGCGTGGAGCAGCAGAAGGTCAGCGTGAGCGGCGGTTCCGATTACCACGCCTTTGCCCTGCTCAGCACCACCGCCGAGGTGTCGGCCAGCGGCGGTTCCGATGCCAACGTGGCCGTGGATGGCGAACTGCGTTCCAGCGCCAGCGGCGGTTCCGACGTGCGCTACAAGGGCAGCGCCCGGTTGGTCAGTTCCCAGGCCAGTGGGGGCAGCAGCACCCGGCCGGCCCGTTAG
- a CDS encoding carboxypeptidase-like regulatory domain-containing protein, which yields MLRTLPFLAGLALLSLAPGISRAQQSDPTPAASLECSVLTGVVTDENQRPLTGATVVIIGVNDAFSTNSEGQYIVSSRKPLPQNAQLQISAGGYETQKLVPSSCQLPTVSLKLLPGTRFKRDGRIKKTTSTGKVKY from the coding sequence ATGCTTCGTACGCTACCTTTTTTGGCTGGTCTGGCCCTTCTGAGCCTTGCTCCTGGTATCAGCCGCGCTCAGCAGTCCGACCCAACTCCCGCGGCTTCCTTGGAGTGCTCCGTCCTGACCGGAGTGGTAACCGATGAAAACCAGCGCCCTCTGACCGGCGCTACCGTGGTGATAATTGGCGTCAACGATGCTTTTAGCACCAATTCGGAAGGGCAGTACATCGTGAGCAGCCGCAAGCCTCTACCCCAGAACGCTCAGCTGCAAATCAGCGCGGGTGGCTACGAAACCCAAAAACTAGTGCCCAGCAGTTGTCAGCTCCCAACCGTGTCCCTGAAGCTGCTGCCCGGCACCCGCTTCAAGCGCGACGGCCGCATCAAAAAGACGACCTCGACGGGGAAGGTCAAGTATTAG
- a CDS encoding helix-turn-helix transcriptional regulator produces the protein MSPNFGAALVAAPPTLHRQGLLALLREACPGLTICLVSDADLLLTFLQQRAYALLILDEAVATMPLLLLLERLYAVRSQQQVLCFSSNASQSLPSLLYPRPWTIVDHNASPPEVSHTIQHLLTKTLHGPWTLKPHADTPPLGPPTPFSRRELDVLRLVVADYCNQEIADALCLSVRTVESHRRALLQKAGARTLVGLVAQAVRQGWVTA, from the coding sequence ATGTCGCCCAACTTTGGAGCCGCTTTGGTGGCAGCTCCTCCCACTCTGCACCGCCAAGGCCTGCTAGCTCTGCTGCGCGAGGCCTGCCCGGGCCTGACTATCTGCCTGGTTTCGGATGCCGACCTGCTGCTGACGTTTCTGCAGCAGCGCGCCTATGCCCTTCTGATTCTGGATGAGGCGGTAGCCACTATGCCCCTGCTTTTGCTGCTGGAGCGCCTGTATGCAGTGCGCAGCCAGCAACAGGTGCTCTGTTTCAGCAGCAATGCAAGTCAGAGCCTACCTTCCCTGCTCTACCCCCGTCCCTGGACCATTGTGGACCACAACGCGTCACCGCCGGAAGTCAGCCACACCATTCAGCACCTGCTTACCAAGACTCTGCACGGCCCCTGGACCTTAAAACCCCACGCGGATACGCCCCCATTGGGCCCGCCCACGCCCTTCAGCCGCCGCGAGCTGGACGTGCTGCGCTTAGTCGTGGCCGACTACTGCAATCAGGAAATTGCGGATGCCCTGTGCCTGAGCGTGCGCACGGTGGAAAGCCACCGCCGGGCCTTGCTGCAGAAGGCTGGGGCCCGTACCCTGGTGGGCCTGGTAGCGCAGGCCGTACGCCAGGGCTGGGTCACGGCTTAG
- a CDS encoding SMP-30/gluconolactonase/LRE family protein, which produces MSNPFFSGLLAATFTALVLPAAAQQATPIIAGQAQPKLVSKQFKFTEGPAVDRAGNVFFTDQPNNKIWKYGTDGKLSVFLDKAGRSNGLYFDKKGSLLACADENNQLWSIGPDGKARVVLDNFQGHRFNGPNDLWVNPSSEGIYFTDPYYQREYWTRQAPDPAIGGQKVYFLAKGRKEPVVVDDKLEQPNGIIGTPDGRQLYVADIKANKTYRYQIGADGQLSGRQLFVEQGSDGMTIDNQGNVYLTGKGVTVYNPAGQQIAHIDVPAEWTANVCFGGKDRKTLFITASEALYTLPMQVKGVQ; this is translated from the coding sequence ATGTCCAACCCCTTTTTCTCCGGCCTGTTGGCCGCCACGTTTACCGCCTTGGTTTTGCCGGCCGCCGCGCAGCAAGCCACTCCCATCATTGCCGGGCAGGCCCAGCCCAAATTGGTCAGCAAGCAATTTAAATTTACTGAAGGCCCCGCCGTGGACCGGGCCGGCAACGTGTTCTTTACCGACCAGCCCAACAACAAGATCTGGAAGTACGGCACCGACGGTAAGCTGAGCGTTTTCCTGGATAAGGCTGGGCGCTCCAATGGTTTGTACTTCGACAAGAAGGGTAGCCTGCTGGCCTGCGCCGACGAAAACAACCAGCTCTGGTCCATTGGGCCCGACGGCAAGGCACGGGTAGTACTCGACAACTTTCAGGGCCACCGCTTCAACGGGCCGAACGACCTGTGGGTAAACCCGTCCTCGGAAGGCATCTACTTCACCGACCCCTACTACCAGCGCGAGTACTGGACGCGCCAGGCCCCGGACCCAGCTATTGGGGGCCAGAAAGTATATTTCCTAGCCAAGGGCCGCAAGGAGCCCGTGGTGGTCGACGATAAGCTGGAGCAGCCCAACGGCATCATCGGCACACCCGACGGCCGGCAGCTGTACGTGGCCGACATCAAGGCTAACAAAACTTACCGCTACCAGATTGGCGCCGACGGCCAGCTCAGCGGCCGGCAGCTGTTCGTGGAGCAGGGCTCCGACGGCATGACCATCGACAACCAAGGCAACGTGTACCTGACCGGTAAGGGCGTGACGGTGTACAACCCGGCCGGCCAGCAGATTGCCCACATCGACGTCCCGGCCGAGTGGACGGCCAATGTCTGCTTCGGCGGCAAGGACCGCAAAACCTTGTTCATCACCGCTTCCGAGGCTCTATATACCTTGCCCATGCAGGTAAAAGGCGTGCAGTAA
- a CDS encoding cation diffusion facilitator family transporter has translation MGKQWEPVGRLPGFLTCYPTRPVPTTPAEPQAAPSSKFAIMAALTANLAIAVIKFVAAGFTGSSAMLAEGIHSLVDTANEWLLLLGLRKSQRPAHPGRPFGYGRELYFWSFVVAICIFAIGGGISIYEGVEHLRHPTPLGDPTWNYVVLGLAFLFDGASFLVARRTFNEQRAGRPFWTTFRESKDPSIFVVLFEDAADLLGLAVAFLGVFLSHQLNNPRLDGAASLLIGVILLVVAGLLLRENRSLLLGEPADAGLLGQITATTQADAAVVAVAPPLSSYLSPHEILLVLRVEFAPQLAAAELTQAVDRLRASIQECHPDIRHVFIQPAFLPKP, from the coding sequence ATGGGTAAGCAGTGGGAGCCGGTGGGCCGACTTCCCGGCTTCCTCACTTGCTATCCTACCCGCCCCGTGCCTACTACCCCCGCCGAGCCCCAGGCCGCGCCATCTTCCAAATTCGCTATTATGGCCGCCCTGACGGCTAACCTGGCTATTGCCGTTATCAAATTCGTGGCTGCGGGCTTCACCGGCAGCTCGGCTATGCTGGCCGAAGGCATTCATTCCCTGGTCGATACCGCCAACGAGTGGCTGCTGCTGCTGGGCCTGCGCAAAAGTCAGCGGCCGGCCCACCCGGGCCGGCCCTTTGGCTACGGCCGGGAGCTGTATTTCTGGTCGTTTGTGGTGGCCATCTGCATTTTTGCCATCGGCGGGGGCATTTCCATCTACGAGGGCGTCGAGCACCTGCGCCACCCCACGCCCCTCGGCGACCCAACCTGGAACTACGTGGTGCTGGGCCTGGCCTTTCTCTTCGACGGAGCCTCGTTCCTGGTAGCCCGGCGCACATTCAATGAGCAGCGCGCTGGCCGGCCTTTCTGGACCACGTTTCGGGAAAGCAAGGACCCATCCATCTTCGTGGTGCTCTTCGAAGATGCGGCCGACCTGCTGGGCTTAGCGGTGGCGTTTCTGGGCGTGTTTCTGAGCCATCAGCTCAATAATCCCCGCCTCGACGGGGCTGCTTCGCTGCTTATCGGCGTCATTCTGCTGGTGGTGGCCGGCCTGCTCCTGCGCGAAAACCGTAGCCTGCTGCTCGGCGAGCCCGCCGATGCCGGCCTGCTGGGCCAGATAACGGCCACAACCCAGGCCGATGCGGCGGTAGTAGCCGTGGCCCCGCCGCTGTCGTCGTATCTGAGCCCGCACGAAATTCTGCTGGTGCTGCGCGTCGAGTTTGCGCCCCAGCTGGCGGCAGCCGAGCTAACCCAGGCCGTAGACCGGCTGCGGGCCAGCATTCAGGAGTGCCACCCCGACATTCGCCACGTCTTTATTCAGCCCGCCTTTTTGCCAAAGCCCTAA
- a CDS encoding DUF2141 domain-containing protein — translation MKIHQVALLAAGTVLLGAGTPPTNTALVQVVVTDLPSTKATVKLYFYNVKENFLKRGSYTLLKYVKPAGSKQISLPIDLPHGEWAVALTQDMNDNDLVDKNFMGIPTEPYAFSNNVRPKLAAPGFDECKFVVNGTAKVVTISMKK, via the coding sequence ATGAAAATTCACCAAGTAGCTCTTCTGGCCGCGGGCACTGTCCTGCTCGGCGCCGGCACGCCGCCTACCAACACGGCGCTGGTCCAGGTCGTCGTCACCGATTTGCCTTCCACCAAGGCCACGGTGAAGCTTTACTTCTACAATGTGAAGGAGAATTTTCTCAAGCGTGGTAGCTATACCCTGCTTAAGTACGTGAAGCCGGCCGGCAGCAAGCAGATTTCCCTGCCCATCGATTTGCCCCACGGCGAGTGGGCTGTGGCTCTTACGCAAGACATGAACGACAACGACCTAGTCGACAAGAACTTCATGGGTATCCCGACCGAGCCCTACGCCTTCTCCAACAACGTGCGCCCCAAGCTGGCCGCGCCCGGGTTCGACGAGTGCAAATTCGTGGTCAACGGCACGGCCAAGGTCGTGACCATCTCCATGAAGAAGTAG
- a CDS encoding glycoside hydrolase family 43 protein: protein MPATYQNPILDEDFPDPTIIRAADGYYYAYGTQTKYQGQIINLQVARSRDLVQWELLPDALPQKPQWASATQKIWAPHVTEHAGRYYLYYSALPNGTDTYCLAVATADQPAGPFTDIGQPLQCGPGFVNIDPMVFDDPATGKCLLYWGSGFGPLLVHELAPDRISFAEGSQTQELVQPVPDDDPDNYQRLLEGSWVVLRDGWYFLFYSGNNCCGDDAHYGVMVARSRHATGPFETLAQATGKGHSIILETNRHWRAPGHNSIVTDAAGQDWLAYHAIDPQQPTFDAIDDAQGYSRRVMLLDRIEYHDGWPRMATAEAPSRTPQLAPATE, encoded by the coding sequence ATGCCTGCCACCTACCAAAACCCCATTCTCGACGAGGATTTTCCGGACCCGACCATCATTCGGGCCGCCGATGGCTACTACTACGCCTACGGCACCCAGACCAAGTACCAAGGCCAGATCATCAACCTACAAGTGGCCCGCTCCCGCGACTTGGTGCAGTGGGAGCTGCTGCCCGATGCCTTGCCGCAGAAACCGCAGTGGGCCTCGGCCACGCAAAAAATCTGGGCGCCCCACGTCACTGAGCACGCCGGCCGCTACTACCTGTATTATTCGGCGTTGCCCAACGGCACCGATACCTACTGCTTAGCCGTGGCTACCGCCGACCAGCCCGCCGGGCCCTTCACCGATATTGGTCAGCCCCTGCAGTGCGGTCCGGGCTTTGTGAACATCGACCCGATGGTGTTCGACGACCCGGCCACTGGCAAGTGCCTGCTCTACTGGGGCTCGGGCTTCGGGCCACTGCTGGTGCACGAGCTGGCCCCCGACCGGATTTCGTTTGCCGAAGGCAGCCAAACCCAAGAACTGGTGCAGCCCGTGCCCGATGACGACCCCGACAACTACCAACGTCTGCTGGAAGGCAGCTGGGTGGTGCTGCGCGACGGGTGGTACTTTCTTTTCTACTCGGGCAACAACTGCTGCGGCGATGATGCCCACTACGGCGTGATGGTGGCCCGCTCGCGCCACGCCACCGGCCCTTTCGAAACCCTGGCCCAGGCTACGGGCAAGGGGCACAGCATCATTCTCGAAACCAACCGCCACTGGCGCGCGCCCGGCCACAACTCCATCGTGACCGACGCGGCCGGGCAGGACTGGCTAGCCTACCACGCCATTGACCCCCAACAGCCTACTTTCGATGCCATCGACGATGCGCAGGGCTACTCCCGCCGCGTCATGCTGCTCGACCGAATAGAGTACCACGACGGCTGGCCCCGCATGGCAACTGCCGAGGCCCCGTCGCGCACGCCGCAGCTTGCCCCAGCCACAGAATAG